The genomic stretch aacctctaaaagaataataagcttgttaagcattgtaagccaagaaaagttagcaagggagtgagtaaaaagtgagccttataacagcaagtttagcaaacctttgatgcaaaatgtatattatgtGACAAGAACAATTacttgagttgtcattgtctgcataaatgccccatagaccaagttctgctatctgcataataaggataagtACTCTTTTCTCATTCATtccatttactcttagttttgatgcttgcttggggacaagcaaggtttaagtttggtgttgtgatgacaagtcatcatatacccatttttcaagctaatttcacttgttttgttaacatttatgcactttcttgtatcctaagtaagtgatttggagtgaaaatgcataacttctttaaatcaagcaaccaccatgaaattaattataatccatgaggtttaagctaattttaattggattttaattaatttataagcctcttgaatttagtgatactttgagtggttgttttggtttattgtaggtgaagaaaagaaaagaaaaggaaaagcgtggcctaagaagtgtagcctaaggataggaaagcgtggccaaagcaatatgaagcgtgccgcatgcaaagggggaggcaacattgccctccacaagggcacactgccctctaggaagGCAACATAAAGGAACCAACCAAGGAAGGCAaatctgccctgcccactacaagggcagagcacaaaatgtgccttgagaccaagaggaagagaaccttgccctgcccttgtggagggcagaatcgggctctccaaggaagaaattcaagagaaaaatgtcacccatgcatgctacaaggttcgaacaaggaaccatgaggaagctaggacttaaggatgagtgccgtgccaagaagccaaggaaattaattgaatttgtgccccagccgtgtttcgaacacgggacgtGGAAGAGGGAACTCtaccctgcccttggcgcgggcagggcagcatttggattgGCGCACGATTTGGCGCACCAcacacaaatctggcgcaccaaatcctctcctggcagcatctggcgcgcGCAACACTCGTTCCTGGCaacaccaacttttcctgccctgcccttggcacgggcagggcagcgttttgcgttCCTGGCGCACCACGCacgaatctggcgcaccaatcttcgaccctggcagcaccaaagCGCACTCTCCTCAATCTGGCAGCACCACAATTttccgccctgcccttggcgcgggcagggcagcgtctcACGCATCAGGGCGCACCAAACTCGCACCAgccgcaccaaggccgcaccaatctcatgcaccaagcaccaattttctgccctgccctccacaagggcagggcagcctcctgggagtgacttttaatgggccaaaaattcaaattaaatccccactttaattcctttcttcaccaaatcaaaagcccatccaaatcccaaaacccaagaatagaaagtgtataaataggagttagtttgatgtaattaggacctttaacccccacttttgaattttcacttttgaCTTTTACCTTGGAATTTTACTTTCATCTTTCCTTTGAgctcttgcaattgttcttgagagacttgaccgagcactaagaggatcaagggagaattgactgatctccttcctcattcttactcggacaattctactcttctgtttttgagttttgggtgtgtgaaattgaggaaattctgtctcaactcccattcaaactcttttcactttgttttctgcataattcaattctatttctgttcttctattgcctcttctttaattttctgtcaattgctttgataattcagatctgggaaggaaattgggttttaggctctgctacctaagcccttgagtcctgagatcaaaattcacttgggttcttctgtgaacctctgctatattttatttcctttctgtttgaatgcttattgcttctgattcaatttttgctctcttacttgttgcaatttactttctcttggtttagattctgcaatcccagtcctcaaaccccttttatattcaagccatttatctttcttgccatttaagttactgcaatttaagtttcttgcactttaagtttcagtcatttactttcttgctctttaagattctgcagatttacaattttgttctttaatttactgcacttttcccttccctttttacatttactgtcatttacttcttgtcaaacacaaatcactcaaccaaaacttaattcgcttgactaaatcacccactaaactaaaattgctcaatccttcaatccctgtgggatcgacctcactcatgtgagttattattacttgatgcgacccggtacacttgccggtgagttttgtgttggatcgttttccacacatcacctGTTATATTTGCTACTTGCACTATCTGTTTCCTATTTGTACGTTAAATTGTTTGGTTGCTTATCTCTGCTGAATCATTGGTGATGAAGGAGCGGAGGAAGGGTAAATTTGTCTGGTGTTAATGTTAGGATTAGAGTAGGCAAGTTTAGAACCTTTTAGGGTCACCTACCCCCTTTTATGGCTTCTGCTTAGAGTTTAAGTTTTATAACTATTTGTTGgcattctaggattgcctctggcattcacaggaccttatatattatgtgtgtggcacctttaccatgctaagaacctctggttctcagcCCGTACTGTAAtgttgttttcagatgcaggtctaGAGGCTCCTCGCTAGGCATCTGGATTCCTGAAGCGGAGTAGTCTCTGGGTTATTTTGGAGTACCAgtttatgtatatatgtacttagctaCTTAGCTTTCTTTCCAAGAAACTTGATTATTTTGTCCCTCGTAGAGGTTACAGGAGAGTTAGGGCCTTGTTTCTGTATTTTTGGTATTTTGGGATACTtgtatatgtatgtaaatattctccggccagccttGGCTTTGCAGTTTGAGTCAGGAGCTAGTTATACTGTATTCTTGGCTCTCTATTCACTCTCTCGCTTATTCATATCTATAGCCTTTAGGTTTCTTAACACGCAAATAATTCCGTTCTCTGACTGTTGTGTTTTTTCTTTCGCGATTTTGctttacccatttttcaaggctcctagcatattataTTTTTCCATTATTATTCGTATGTATTTACTGATTAAAGGAATGTAACACCACACTACCTCTGTtctatgacttaagcataaagctctgtgtagtagggtgttacattatgttatcagagcagttcgttcctatagagcctgaggaTGGACTGACTGTGCTTCTATGCATTCTCTGTGTATGTGTCTGTGTGCTATTGGGATATCTAATATAtgtggcataaacgttcatgagcatgcatttgggacatAAAGCACTAGACTTGCGACATtaagactgatcaacttgatatcacttgtttggtgtgtatagggacCAGATGTCGACTCGCAGACACGGACGCGGGCGAGGTAGATGCAGAATAGGAAATGTTATGCCTAAAGCGACAGGGAATAATCCTAACCCTGTAGACTTCATGGCTACCCTAGGGAATATGGCTGCGGCTATGCAGGCGATAGCCAAAAGCCCTCGGAAACCAAATAAACAATGGAAACAATGGAAACAACGGCGATGAGGGCCCTATGGCGCTTTCCTCATTCCTGAAGGTTCATCCTCTGACCTTCAGAGGAACCTTGAACCCTACCAATGCAGACAATTGGCTTCAAGCCATAGATTGGGCATTACAGGCCCAACAGGTTCCTGAAGAACAGTGGGTTAAGTTTGGAACCTACCAGCTGCAAGGTGAGGCTCAACATTGGTGGCAGGGCATGAGGAGTATTCTGTAGCCTGATGGAGTTGTAATTTTTGGGAGTTATTTCGAATAGAGTTTTATAAGAAGTATTTTCCCAACTCAGTCAGAAatgctaaggaacttgaattgctTTAGTTGAAACAAGGCCAGATGACCATTACTGAGTACACTAGCAGATTTGAGGAACTGTTCCATTTTTCACGGATTTGTCAGGGGGCTCCTGAGGACTTTACTGAGTGGAAATGTATCAAGTATGAGGGAGGTCTCCGGAGCAACATTCTGACCTTCGTTGCACATATGGAGATCAGGGTGTTCTCTGAACTCGTGAACAAGAGTAGGGTGGCTGAGGAGTGTGTGAGAAAGGCTTTCCAGAGAATGCCTTTCCAGAGGACTCCAGGGAGGAACTTTGCACCAAGGGATAGACAATTCAAGCGTAGCGGCTTTGTCCCTCAAAATAATCGAGGGTAAGACAACTTTAGGAGGCCAAATGCCAATGCTAATCAGGGAAGAAGACATGggaagtgatgagcggataatttatacgctttttggcattgtttttagtatgtttttagtatcttttagttagtttttagtatattttcattagtttttagttaaaattcacttttctggactttactatgagtttgtgtgtttttctgtgatttcaggtattttctgactgaaattgaaggttctgagcaaaaatctgattcagagactgaaaaggactgcagatgctgttggattctgacctccctgcactcgaagtggatttgctggagctacagaagcccaattggcgcgctctcaacggcgttggaaagtagacattctgggctttccagcaatatatgatagtccatactttgcccaagatttgatggcccaaacctgcgtagcaattcggcctcagaaattccagcgttaaacgccggaactggcataaaacttggagttaaacgcccaaactggcatgaaagctggcgtttaactccagaaaaggtctctacacgaaaatgcttcaatgctcagcccaagcacacaccaagtgggcccggaagtggatttttctgtcatttactcatttctgtaaaccttaggatactagtttactattaataggatcttttgacattggatctggacctcatgacatttttacacatttcattgtatactttccacggcatgagtctctaaaccccatggttgggggtgaggagctctgctgtgtcttgatggattaatgcaattactactgtttcttattcaatcatgcttgcttccattctaagatatcacttgttcttaacccggatgaatgtgatgatccgtgacactcatcatattctcaattatgaacgtgtgcctgacaaccacctccgttctaccttagattgagtagatatctcttggattccttaaccagagtcttcgtggtataagctagaactgatggcggcattcaagagaatccgaaaggtctaaaccttgtctgtggtattctgagtaggattcaatgattgaatgactgtgacgtgcttcaaactcctagcaggtggggcgttagtgacagacgcaaaagaatcaatggattctattccggcctgaccgagaaccgacagctgattagccatgctgtgacagagcataagaacattttcactgagaggatgggaggtagccactgacaacggtgaaaccctacatacagcttgccatggaaggagccttgcgtgtttgaggaagaagacagtaggaaagcagagattcagaagatggagcatctccaaaacctcaacctattctccattactgcaaaacaagtaaccatttcatgttcttttgcttttcacaatcaatcctgataatttctgatatcctgactaagatttacaagataaccatagcttgcttcaacccgacaatctccgtgggatcgacccttgctcacgcaaggtattacttggacgacccagtgcacttgctggttagttgtgcgggattgcaaaagtgtgattgcaatttcgtgcaccaagtttttagcgccgttgccggggattgttcgagtttggacaactgacggcttatcttgttgcttagattaggactgttttatttttgttggtttagagtcttttagttgagtctagtttcctattttaagtttggtgtcaattgcatgcttgtgtttttcttttaaaattttcgattttgcatgttcttagtccctttttgattcataaaaattctaagtttggtgtcctctttgtgtttttctttaaaattttcgaaaattagtgctagattttctaaaaattttaagtttggtgtctttttgttgtttctctctttcctcttttcaaaaatcaaatctttttcataaaaattttttcaatcatatctttttaattgctattttcaaaatctttttaattaactaattgattcagttctcaatttgctttgatcttgttttctttttgattttcgaatttttcttaatttccttttattttattttaatttttttcgtttaattcaaaaaaaaaaaagaaaaaacaaaatttatctatttgcaatcattatcatttcccttttgtccattatggacctaagagggattgatcagtccaaaaggactctggggtcatatgctaaccccactacagctgcatatgggagtagcatctgtacacctcccatcaaagcaagcagctttgagctaaaccctcaactcattatcatagtgcagcaaaattgccagtattccggtcttccacaggaagaacctactgagtttctggcacagttcttacaaattgctgacacagtacatgataaagaggtagatcaggatgtctacagactgttactgtttccatttgctgtgaaagatcaagctaaaaggtggttaaataaccaacctacagcaagcataaagacatggaaacagttatcagacaaattcctgaatcacttttaccctccaaagaggatgacacagctaaggctggacatccaaggctttaaacaagaggataatgaatccctttataatgcctgggagaggtatagaggtatgcttagaaaatgcccctctgaaatgttttcagagtgggtgcagttagacatcttttactatgggctcacagaaaaagctcagatgtctttagaccactcagctggtggatccatacacatgaggaggacaattgaagaagctcaagagcttatagacactgttgctagaaaccaatatttgtactctagcaatgagttctctccaaaagaggaagtcatggcagtagtcactgaccctaatcctcaagaacagataattgagcttaatcaacaattgctcctgatgacagaacagttagcagaatttaaagaaatgctccatgatactaaagttgctaacaagagcatagaactacagttgaatcaggcaaaacaacaaatatctaaacagataacagaggagtgggagaacactgaatgccactgctcaaaagagcaaaaagccaaacaaggaacaattgacagaggataaccaaaccaatgttcaaaatccctctgaggacaataagagcccaaagaggaattttattggcgttcaaacgccagaaagggaaggaaagctggcgttaaacgcccattccttgcccagttctggcgttcaaacgccagaaaagggggaaaagttggcgttaaacgcccattttccacccaatcctggcgttcagacgccaagggaggatcagacacctgagagtgctgacagtaatccctctaaaaaggcttcttcaaccacttctgtaaggcataaatctgcagcatctaaggttgaagaatatcaagccaggatgccttatcctcagaaactccgcaaggcggaacaggataagcaatttgcccgctttgcagactatctaaggactcttgaaataaagattccgtttgcagaggcacttgagcaaataccttcttatgctaagttcatgaaagagatcttaagtcataagaaggattggagagaaactgaaaaagtgtttctcactgaagaatgcagtgcagtcattctgaaaagcttaccagaaaagcttcaagatcctgaaagctttatgataccatgcacattagaaggtgcttgcaccaagacagctctatgtgatcttggagcaagcatcaatctaatacctgcatccactatcaaaaagcttgggttggctggagaagtcaaaccaaccaggatatgcctccaacttgctgatggctccattaaacacccatcaggcataatagaggacatgattgtcaaggttgggccctttgcctttcccactgactttgtggtgctggaaatggaggagcacaagagtgcaactctcattctaggaagacctttcctagcaactggacgaactctcattgatgtacaacgaggggaagtaacccttagagtcaatgaggatgagttcaagttgaatgctgtaaaagctatgcagtatccagacacaccaaatgactgcatgggcgctgacatcattgactctctggtagaagagatcaatatggctgaaagcctagaatcagagcttgaagacatcttcaaggatgctcaacctgatcaagaagaactagaggaagcaaaggaattttcgaaaattcctcaggaggaggataaacctcccaaacctgaactcaaacctctaccaccatccctgaagtacgcatttctgggagagggtgaaacttttccagtgattataagctctgctttaaatccaaaggaagaggaagcactaattcaagtgctaaggacacacaagacagctcttgggtggtccataagtgatctcaagggcattagcccagctagatgcatgcacaagatcctgttggaggataatgccaaaccagtggtccaaccacagaggaggctaaatccagccatgaaggaagtggtgcagaaagaggtcactaaattactagaggctgggattatttatcctatttctgatagcccttgggtgagccctgtccaagttgtccccaaaaagggaggcatgacagtggttcataatgaaaaaaatgaactggttcctacaagaacagtcacagggtggcgcatgtgtattgactacagaaggctcaatacagccaccagaaaggatcatttccctttaccattcatagaccaaatgctagaaagactagctggtcatgattactactgctttttggatggctattcaggttacaaccaaattgcagtagatcctcaggaccaagagaaaacagcatttacttgcccttctggcgtgtttgcttacagaaggatgccttttggtctgtgcaatgcacctgcaacctttcagaggtgcatgctctctatcttctcagatatggtagagaaatttctggaagtcttcatggatgacttttcagtatatggagactcattcagctcctgtcttaaccacctatcacttgtcctgaaaagatgccaagagactaacctggttttaaactgggagaaatgtcactttatggtgactgagggaattgtccttgggcataaaatttcaagcaggggaatagaggtggataaggcaaaggtagaggtaattgaaaaattaccaccacctgccaatgttaaggcaatcagaagctttctggggcatgcaggattctatagaaggtttataaaggatttttcgaaaattgcaaaacctctgagtaatctgctagctgctgacacaccatttgtgtttgacacacagtgtctgcaggcatttgagaccctgaaagctaagctggtcacagcaccagtcatctctgcaccagattggacattgccatttgaattaatgtgtgatgccagtgaccatgccattggtgcagtgttgggacagaggcataacaaacttctgcatgtcatttactatgctagccgtgttctaaatgatgcacagaagaattacacaaccacagaaaaagaattacttgcagtggttggtggacgaaattgtgatccatgttctaattattttgagatgaaggcttctaaggggcaccagctgaattcacaactccgttcaactaaccagcaagtgtactgggtcgtccaagtaataaaccttacgtgagtaagggtcgaatccacagagattgttggtatgaagcaagctatggtcaccttgtaaatctcagttaggcagattaaattggtttatagattttcgaataattaataataattagaaaataaaaagggatagaaatacttatgtagattcattggtaggaatttcagttaagtatatgaagatgctgtaaggctcaaggacgcctgccctcctactgcttcaactcagtccttcttactcctttccatggcaagctgtgtataggggttcaccatcagcggtggctactttcaatcctctcgggaaaatggtcctctgcggctgtcactcgcatggctaatcgtctggaggcatcacccatggttgatg from Arachis stenosperma cultivar V10309 chromosome 9, arast.V10309.gnm1.PFL2, whole genome shotgun sequence encodes the following:
- the LOC130949827 gene encoding uncharacterized protein LOC130949827, producing MALSSFLKVHPLTFRGTLNPTNADNWLQAIDWALQAQQVPEEQWVKFGTYQLQGQMTITEYTSRFEELFHFSRICQGAPEDFTEWKCIKYEGGLRSNILTFVAHMEIRVFSELVNKSRVAEECVRKAFQRMPFQRTPGRNFAPRDRQFKRSGFVPQNNRG